One Caldisericia bacterium genomic window carries:
- a CDS encoding PHP domain-containing protein, translated as MKKFYDYSGVVHVHTTFSGDSELPPESLISYAKRFNVDFVIITDHNSIEAKYFEGFHDGILFLVGEEITPEDGNHLLAFDIEKFIPPSRNPQKMIDEVNKQGGLSFIEHPFFEGNRYIKRNVKMKWLDWGVKDYTGMSIFNYTCDGGERMTPLLMVIFYFFPGLDRDRPNEKTIRKWDELTLKRKTVGIGTVDAHFVYLRFGKRKIETFPFIYYFNSIRTHVLCEDKISPQSMYEAMRKGHVYVSHNYLGSGKGFMFWTEVGDKNYIMGDEIKFRDGIKLIAKTPLKAKIRIIKDGKKVKEVFGREISYEVKEPGVYRIETDRFHRLHFNPWIYSNPIYIR; from the coding sequence GTGAAAAAATTTTACGATTATTCTGGTGTTGTTCATGTGCATACAACCTTCTCAGGGGACAGCGAACTTCCCCCAGAATCTCTTATCTCTTATGCAAAGAGATTTAATGTTGATTTTGTAATAATAACTGATCATAACTCAATAGAGGCAAAATACTTTGAGGGATTCCATGATGGTATTCTATTTCTTGTTGGTGAGGAGATAACTCCAGAGGATGGAAACCATCTTCTTGCCTTTGATATTGAAAAATTCATACCCCCATCAAGAAATCCACAGAAGATGATAGATGAGGTGAATAAACAGGGAGGGTTATCCTTTATCGAACACCCATTCTTTGAGGGAAATAGATATATAAAGAGGAATGTAAAGATGAAGTGGCTTGATTGGGGTGTTAAAGATTACACAGGGATGTCAATTTTCAATTACACATGCGATGGTGGTGAGAGGATGACTCCTCTTCTTATGGTTATCTTCTATTTCTTTCCCGGTCTTGACAGGGATAGACCCAATGAAAAAACAATAAGGAAATGGGATGAACTAACCTTAAAAAGAAAAACTGTGGGTATAGGCACAGTGGATGCACATTTTGTTTACTTAAGATTTGGAAAGAGAAAGATAGAGACATTCCCATTTATATACTACTTCAATTCAATAAGAACCCATGTTTTGTGTGAAGATAAAATATCTCCTCAATCTATGTACGAAGCCATGAGAAAGGGGCATGTTTATGTATCTCACAACTACTTAGGGTCAGGAAAGGGTTTTATGTTCTGGACAGAAGTGGGGGATAAAAATTATATAATGGGAGACGAAATTAAATTTAGAGATGGGATAAAGCTAATTGCAAAAACACCTCTTAAAGCAAAAATTAGAATTATAAAGGATGGGAAGAAGGTAAAGGAAGTTTTTGGAAGAGAGATCTCTTATGAAGTTAAAGAACCTGGGGTCTATAGGATTGAAACAGATAGATTTCACAGACTTCATTTCAATCCATGGATATATTCAAATCCCATCTATATAAGATGA
- a CDS encoding XdhC family protein: MHDKEIFEKANELLKKGEVFSIVTIIEAEGSAPGKPGFKMLVTRDGESIGTVGGGSLEHILIKKAVKAIESQKRILYKTQLKDIGMSCGGNVVAFVDVIGIMDRVIIFGGGHVGLAIYKVLSLLPFNLIVVEDREEFATKERFPKAEVIKEDPIHFASSFEIKGRDFVILVTRSHEMDYKILREILKRDKIPYFIGMIASKAKTEKIKGWLRKDGISEERINAIHAPLGVPIKARTPEEIAISVVAEIIKEKER; the protein is encoded by the coding sequence ATGCATGATAAGGAAATATTTGAAAAGGCAAATGAACTCCTTAAAAAGGGTGAAGTTTTCTCCATTGTAACAATAATTGAGGCAGAGGGTTCTGCACCGGGAAAACCGGGATTTAAAATGCTTGTTACAAGGGACGGTGAATCCATTGGAACTGTTGGTGGAGGAAGTTTGGAACATATTTTAATTAAAAAGGCGGTAAAGGCAATTGAATCTCAAAAAAGAATTTTATATAAAACTCAACTAAAGGATATAGGGATGAGTTGTGGGGGAAATGTGGTGGCATTTGTGGATGTTATAGGTATTATGGATAGAGTAATAATATTTGGTGGTGGTCATGTGGGGCTTGCCATATACAAGGTATTATCCCTACTGCCCTTTAATCTCATAGTTGTTGAAGATAGGGAGGAATTTGCAACAAAGGAGAGGTTTCCAAAGGCAGAAGTTATAAAAGAAGACCCGATACATTTTGCATCCTCCTTTGAAATTAAAGGAAGAGATTTTGTAATTTTAGTTACAAGATCTCATGAAATGGATTACAAAATTTTGAGGGAGATATTAAAGAGGGATAAAATACCATACTTTATTGGAATGATAGCAAGCAAAGCAAAGACTGAAAAAATAAAGGGATGGCTTAGAAAGGATGGAATTTCAGAAGAAAGAATTAATGCCATTCATGCACCCTTGGGAGTTCCAATAAAGGCAAGAACTCCAGAGGAGATAGCAATAAGCGTTGTAGCTGAAATTATAAAAGAAAAGGAGAGATAA
- a CDS encoding acyl carrier protein, with product MKREEVLEKFKTIFEERTGINEFKEEDKFIDDLGLDSLGIMDVVAGIEEEFDISVPDEDIGKLTTVKSAIDYIMEKVK from the coding sequence ATGAAGAGAGAAGAGGTTTTAGAGAAATTTAAGACAATTTTTGAGGAGAGAACAGGAATCAACGAGTTTAAGGAAGAGGACAAGTTTATTGATGATCTTGGGCTTGATTCTCTTGGGATAATGGATGTAGTGGCTGGAATAGAGGAGGAGTTTGATATTAGTGTGCCTGATGAGGATATCGGAAAACTTACAACGGTAAAATCTGCCATTGATTATATAATGGAGAAGGTGAAATAA
- the fabZ gene encoding 3-hydroxyacyl-ACP dehydratase FabZ, protein MKKEEIKKIIPHRDPFLLVDEVTFIEKGEMAKGVKRVRMDEPWFKGHFPDYPIMPGVLTVESIAQLGAICLMEGEELPILGKIERFSFKKPVFPGDTLELEVNVVWKRRNIAKIHGVARVKGEIAGEGDIIAAIKKEKELRR, encoded by the coding sequence ATGAAAAAGGAGGAAATTAAAAAGATAATTCCCCATAGAGATCCATTTCTTCTTGTAGATGAAGTTACATTCATAGAGAAGGGGGAGATGGCAAAGGGTGTTAAAAGGGTAAGAATGGATGAACCATGGTTTAAAGGTCATTTCCCAGACTATCCAATAATGCCAGGAGTTTTAACTGTAGAATCCATAGCACAGCTTGGAGCCATATGTCTTATGGAGGGAGAGGAACTTCCAATACTTGGTAAGATCGAAAGATTTTCCTTTAAAAAACCTGTCTTTCCCGGAGACACCCTTGAACTGGAGGTAAATGTTGTATGGAAGAGGAGAAATATAGCAAAAATTCATGGGGTTGCAAGAGTAAAAGGAGAAATTGCTGGAGAGGGGGATATAATTGCTGCTATTAAAAAAGAAAAGGAGTTAAGGAGGTAG
- the fabG gene encoding 3-oxoacyl-[acyl-carrier-protein] reductase yields MRESKTALITGGARGIGRDISLSLSEKGFDIGINFRKSKKEAEQLKREIEERFNRKVLLLKGDVSRRRDVQGMVRDFIKEFGRIDVLVNNAGITKDNLVIRLTENDFREVIDVNLIGTFLMTKEVIPYMLRRRSGSIINISSIVGIFGNKGQTNYSASKAGIIGFSKSLAKEVASRNIRVNVIAPGFIETDMTDGLPDEIKEKILKNIPLGRFGKPKEVSHLVTFLASDESSYMTGQVFLIDGGLSLGFQI; encoded by the coding sequence ATGAGAGAGTCTAAAACAGCACTAATAACAGGCGGGGCAAGGGGTATTGGAAGAGATATATCTCTTTCACTATCAGAAAAAGGATTTGACATTGGCATAAATTTTAGAAAAAGTAAGAAAGAGGCAGAACAATTAAAAAGAGAGATAGAGGAGAGGTTTAACAGAAAGGTTTTACTTTTAAAGGGTGATGTATCAAGAAGAAGGGATGTTCAGGGTATGGTTAGAGACTTTATAAAAGAGTTTGGGAGGATAGATGTCCTTGTAAACAATGCGGGTATAACAAAGGACAATTTAGTGATAAGACTTACAGAAAATGACTTTAGAGAAGTTATTGATGTTAATCTCATTGGAACATTCCTTATGACAAAGGAGGTCATCCCCTACATGCTTAGAAGAAGGAGTGGCTCTATAATAAACATCTCCTCTATCGTTGGTATCTTTGGCAACAAGGGGCAAACAAACTACTCTGCAAGTAAAGCTGGCATTATTGGATTCTCAAAATCCCTTGCAAAGGAGGTTGCATCAAGAAACATAAGGGTAAATGTTATAGCTCCAGGTTTTATTGAAACAGACATGACAGATGGGCTTCCAGATGAGATAAAGGAGAAAATACTAAAAAATATCCCACTTGGAAGGTTTGGAAAACCCAAGGAGGTTTCACACCTTGTAACATTTCTTGCCTCAGATGAATCAAGTTATATGACCGGTCAGGTCTTTTTAATTGATGGTGGTTTATCTCTTGGATTTCAAATTTAA
- a CDS encoding sigma-70 family RNA polymerase sigma factor: MDDKELVGRVKKGEVSAFAILVEKYEREIFEYSYFLIGDREEALDMTQETFLKAYTNIKTLRREEDFKFWLRRIARNLCFKRIKKMRREKELMERQREETLSLDSYVIKKEREERVKRALNKLPEKMREIIILRDIEGLSYKEIKEILNIPMSLVKVRIFRARNLLKRILEEEDGGV, encoded by the coding sequence ATGGATGACAAAGAACTTGTTGGAAGAGTTAAAAAAGGAGAGGTCAGTGCCTTTGCAATACTTGTGGAAAAGTATGAAAGGGAGATATTTGAATACTCCTACTTTCTCATTGGTGATAGGGAGGAAGCTCTTGATATGACACAGGAAACATTCCTTAAGGCATACACAAACATAAAGACATTGAGAAGAGAGGAAGACTTTAAATTCTGGTTAAGGCGAATTGCAAGAAACCTATGCTTTAAAAGAATAAAGAAGATGAGAAGAGAAAAAGAGCTTATGGAAAGGCAAAGGGAAGAAACCCTCTCTCTGGATTCATATGTAATTAAAAAGGAGAGGGAGGAGAGGGTAAAGAGAGCTTTAAATAAACTCCCAGAAAAGATGAGGGAGATAATAATATTAAGAGATATAGAGGGGCTTTCTTACAAAGAAATAAAGGAGATACTGAATATACCAATGAGTCTTGTAAAGGTGAGAATCTTTAGAGCAAGGAATCTACTTAAAAGGATTCTGGAGGAAGAAGATGGAGGAGTATAG
- the feoB gene encoding ferrous iron transport protein B translates to MKTIEKLKTIRVALAGNPNSGKSTIFNALTGGHAHVGNWPGVTVEKKEGKFEYNGYNIIVTDLPGTYSLTAYSIDERIARDYIVKEKPDVVVCVVDSTNLERNLYLLISLLELGANVVLDLNMADIIEQRKIKIDTKRIEELLGIPVVMTSGIKGTGLDKLKEAIIKAKDRKGSSVKINYGKEIEEVIRKIEEQLDGIVSPYPKRFLSLKLLEGDSGIIEEVKKAGYENVVKTALQESSRLEKEFGFDIETEIIEKRYGFIQGIIQQCVKKLTTIEEKLTVSDKIDKIVTNRWLGIPIFAFMMWLTFQLTFTIGGFFADYIDTFFGWLAESSSTWLLSSGAPNWFASLVGDGIISGVGAVLVFLPNIMIMFLFLSFLEDVGYMARAAFIMDKAMHAIGLPGKSFIPMILGFGCNVPAIMSTRTISDERDRLLTILINPFISCSARLPVYILFTGIFFKKNQGLIVFSLYALGILIAILSAKLFKSTIPKLKGPVSPLVMELPPYRLPSLKVVSIHTWERSREFLKKAGTIIFAGVILIWLLASIPQSAEYASEATLIGRLGKFFAPLLKPAGFPFWQAAVALFFGIIAKEVVVGTFGTLFGGEENLSIALSKMFTPLSAYSFMVMSLLYIPCIASIGVIFRETNSWKWTAFAVIYSLIVGWGVAVLIYQIGSLLI, encoded by the coding sequence ATGAAGACAATTGAAAAATTAAAAACAATTAGGGTTGCATTGGCTGGTAACCCAAATTCTGGGAAATCAACTATTTTTAATGCCCTTACAGGGGGGCATGCTCATGTGGGAAACTGGCCTGGTGTAACCGTAGAGAAAAAAGAGGGGAAATTTGAATATAATGGATACAACATAATCGTAACAGACCTTCCAGGAACTTATAGTCTTACAGCATACTCCATTGATGAAAGAATTGCAAGAGATTACATTGTAAAGGAAAAACCAGATGTTGTAGTTTGTGTTGTGGACTCAACAAATCTTGAGAGAAACCTTTATCTTTTAATATCTCTTCTTGAACTTGGGGCAAATGTAGTTCTTGATTTAAATATGGCAGATATTATCGAACAAAGAAAAATTAAAATTGATACTAAAAGGATTGAAGAGTTATTGGGGATTCCAGTCGTAATGACCTCTGGAATAAAGGGGACAGGATTGGATAAATTAAAGGAGGCTATAATAAAGGCGAAAGATAGAAAAGGAAGTTCAGTAAAAATTAACTATGGGAAAGAAATAGAAGAGGTTATAAGAAAGATTGAAGAACAACTTGATGGTATAGTCTCCCCCTATCCAAAGAGATTTCTTAGTCTGAAACTACTTGAAGGAGATAGTGGGATAATTGAAGAGGTTAAGAAAGCAGGATATGAAAATGTAGTTAAAACGGCACTTCAGGAATCTTCAAGACTTGAAAAGGAATTCGGATTTGATATAGAAACAGAGATAATAGAAAAAAGATATGGATTTATACAGGGAATTATTCAACAATGTGTAAAAAAGCTTACTACAATAGAGGAAAAACTCACTGTTTCAGATAAGATAGATAAGATCGTAACAAATAGATGGCTTGGAATACCAATTTTTGCGTTTATGATGTGGCTTACATTCCAGCTCACCTTCACAATTGGGGGCTTTTTTGCAGACTACATTGATACTTTTTTTGGTTGGCTTGCTGAATCTTCCTCTACCTGGCTTTTATCAAGTGGTGCTCCCAATTGGTTTGCCTCTCTTGTTGGAGATGGAATTATAAGCGGAGTGGGTGCTGTTCTTGTATTTCTACCAAACATCATGATTATGTTCCTCTTCCTCTCCTTCCTTGAAGATGTGGGATATATGGCAAGAGCAGCTTTTATTATGGATAAAGCAATGCATGCAATTGGTCTTCCGGGAAAATCCTTTATCCCAATGATACTTGGATTTGGTTGTAATGTTCCAGCAATTATGTCAACAAGAACAATTTCAGATGAAAGGGACAGGCTTCTTACAATACTAATAAATCCCTTCATTTCATGTTCAGCAAGACTCCCAGTTTACATCCTTTTCACAGGAATTTTCTTTAAAAAGAATCAAGGACTTATAGTTTTCTCTCTCTATGCACTTGGAATTTTAATCGCAATTTTATCTGCAAAACTATTTAAATCCACAATACCAAAACTTAAAGGACCAGTAAGTCCCCTTGTTATGGAACTTCCACCATACAGGCTCCCAAGTTTAAAGGTTGTCTCAATCCATACATGGGAGAGAAGTAGAGAATTTTTAAAGAAGGCAGGAACAATAATCTTTGCTGGTGTTATTCTTATATGGCTTCTTGCAAGCATTCCTCAATCTGCTGAGTATGCAAGTGAAGCAACACTTATTGGAAGATTGGGGAAATTTTTTGCTCCTCTACTCAAACCAGCAGGATTTCCATTCTGGCAGGCAGCAGTTGCGCTATTTTTTGGAATAATAGCAAAGGAAGTTGTTGTTGGAACTTTTGGAACCCTCTTTGGTGGAGAAGAGAATCTATCTATAGCACTATCAAAAATGTTCACTCCACTTTCAGCATACTCATTTATGGTAATGAGCCTTTTATACATTCCATGTATAGCTTCAATCGGTGTTATTTTTAGAGAAACTAACAGTTGGAAATGGACTGCATTTGCCGTTATCTATAGTCTAATCGTTGGATGGGGTGTAGCAGTTTTAATCTATCAGATAGGTTCATTATTAATTTAA
- a CDS encoding ferrous iron transport protein A: MMALAFGRPGEEFEVAELRGGRGFIRRLSEMGIYPGVKLSIVSNQGFGPIILAVNSTRIAIGRGMAMKIIVKPLKTKEEIP; encoded by the coding sequence ATGATGGCGTTAGCATTTGGTAGGCCTGGTGAAGAATTTGAAGTGGCTGAGTTAAGAGGTGGAAGAGGTTTTATTAGAAGGCTATCTGAAATGGGAATATATCCAGGGGTAAAATTGTCCATTGTATCAAATCAGGGATTTGGCCCAATAATACTTGCCGTCAATTCTACAAGGATTGCCATAGGAAGAGGTATGGCAATGAAAATCATAGTTAAACCTTTGAAAACAAAGGAGGAGATACCATGA
- a CDS encoding C4-dicarboxylate ABC transporter: protein MFKKLRCRCEIVKNFSPSWFASVMGTGIVAITSRFYSTYIPFLKGFSVFLLYFNILLFFILLVPWILRWFMFKKNALVDLEHPVLSNFYPTISIALLVLSSDFILIGKNISMARILWIIGAIFTIFFSILVPFIMFKSESVKLDHINPGWFIPPVGLIVIPIAGSILINSFQGVARELVIFINYFSFGSGFFIYVALLAVCMYRFILHHPLPNVLAPTIWINLGPIGAGTLAFVNLIKNSPFIQNKATILSLSTIFWGFGIWWVLMAITMTIYYIRKVKLPYALTWWAFIFPLGAYTGATHVVSMLTGIKIIDHIGFTLYLLLLFMWTITLITTAIKTYEGTTFLR from the coding sequence ATGTTTAAAAAACTTAGATGCCGTTGTGAAATTGTGAAGAATTTCAGTCCATCATGGTTTGCATCTGTTATGGGAACTGGAATTGTTGCCATAACAAGTCGCTTTTATTCAACATACATCCCTTTTCTTAAAGGATTCTCTGTTTTTCTACTCTACTTCAATATTCTCCTCTTCTTTATCCTTCTTGTTCCATGGATTCTTCGCTGGTTTATGTTCAAAAAGAATGCCCTTGTTGATCTTGAGCATCCAGTTTTGTCCAACTTCTATCCAACAATATCCATAGCTCTCCTGGTTCTCTCTTCAGATTTTATCCTTATAGGAAAAAATATATCTATGGCAAGAATTCTCTGGATTATTGGAGCCATCTTTACAATATTTTTCTCAATACTTGTTCCATTTATAATGTTTAAATCAGAAAGTGTGAAGCTTGATCACATCAATCCTGGATGGTTTATCCCTCCTGTTGGATTGATAGTTATCCCCATTGCAGGAAGTATCCTTATAAACTCATTTCAGGGTGTAGCCAGAGAACTTGTAATTTTTATAAACTATTTCAGCTTTGGTTCTGGCTTCTTCATATATGTTGCTCTCCTTGCAGTATGTATGTATAGATTTATTCTTCACCATCCTCTTCCAAATGTTCTTGCACCTACAATATGGATAAATCTTGGTCCCATCGGAGCAGGTACCCTTGCCTTTGTCAATCTCATCAAGAATTCGCCATTTATACAGAATAAGGCTACAATCCTTTCACTATCAACGATTTTCTGGGGTTTTGGAATCTGGTGGGTCCTTATGGCAATAACCATGACTATCTATTATATAAGAAAGGTGAAGTTGCCCTATGCACTTACATGGTGGGCATTTATATTCCCTCTGGGAGCATATACTGGAGCAACCCATGTTGTATCAATGTTGACTGGCATTAAGATTATTGATCATATTGGATTCACCCTCTATCTTTTACTTCTGTTTATGTGGACAATAACTTTAATTACTACAGCTATAAAGACCTATGAAGGGACAACATTTTTAAGATAA
- a CDS encoding molybdopterin-binding protein — MAKIEWVKVEDSEGLILAHDLTGIVPFKSKGAVLRKGHRIKREDIPLLLKIGKEKVMILSLDENEIHEDDAALFIAERATGENIELKKPGEAWIEGYSKIDGLFKVKVKLLKQGLTIEEIVIATIPSNTPVKKGMRVTKIKIVPLFIKEEKLKRFEDLILGGPIMDVIPYKIKTAGVVTVGNEIVSGRVKDAFGPLIREKLEDYGVCMCEQLIVKDEIGEIEDAILEEISLSRELVIVTGGLSPDDFTARAISNVGKIAVRGVPMSPAAMLTIAYRNDVPIVGIPAGALTNRITSFDVFLPRILAGEKITRKKVVELANGGLCMNCENCNFPFCSFGKGGEL; from the coding sequence ATGGCAAAGATAGAATGGGTAAAGGTTGAAGACTCTGAAGGGCTTATTCTTGCTCATGATTTAACAGGCATCGTTCCTTTCAAATCAAAGGGAGCTGTTCTAAGGAAGGGACATAGAATTAAAAGGGAGGATATACCTCTTTTACTGAAGATAGGAAAAGAAAAGGTTATGATTCTATCCCTTGATGAAAATGAAATTCATGAGGATGACGCAGCCCTATTTATTGCAGAGAGAGCAACTGGAGAAAACATTGAATTAAAAAAACCAGGAGAGGCATGGATTGAAGGATACTCAAAGATAGATGGTCTGTTTAAGGTTAAAGTCAAATTATTGAAACAGGGGCTCACAATAGAAGAAATTGTTATAGCTACAATTCCATCAAACACACCTGTAAAGAAAGGGATGAGGGTTACAAAGATAAAGATTGTTCCCCTGTTTATAAAAGAAGAGAAACTAAAAAGATTTGAGGATTTAATTCTTGGCGGTCCAATAATGGATGTCATTCCATATAAAATTAAAACCGCTGGCGTTGTCACTGTGGGCAATGAAATAGTTTCAGGAAGAGTAAAGGATGCCTTTGGTCCATTAATTAGAGAAAAATTGGAAGATTATGGAGTTTGCATGTGTGAGCAACTTATTGTTAAAGATGAAATAGGTGAGATAGAAGATGCAATCCTTGAAGAAATCTCCCTTAGTAGAGAGCTCGTTATTGTAACTGGTGGTTTGTCACCAGATGATTTTACAGCAAGAGCAATATCAAATGTTGGAAAAATAGCTGTTAGAGGTGTTCCAATGTCTCCTGCAGCTATGCTTACCATTGCATACAGAAATGATGTTCCAATAGTTGGAATACCTGCTGGTGCTTTAACAAATAGAATAACCTCTTTTGATGTATTTTTACCAAGAATTCTTGCTGGAGAGAAAATAACAAGAAAGAAGGTTGTTGAACTTGCAAATGGTGGACTTTGTATGAATTGTGAGAATTGTAATTTTCCATTTTGTTCCTTTGGAAAAGGGGGTGAATTATGA
- a CDS encoding nucleotidyltransferase family protein → MKLAGIVIAAGEGRRMGRLKQLLPWKNSTVLGTIIDTLKETSLEKIYIVLGYKHEEVFSGIKKHLSEKTEVVINNRYKEGMLSSIQEAVKRIPDDFYGFLLFLGDQPFVKKETVEKVVERAKMGDYPIIVACFKGERGHPTFVSLSLKEKILSLSPRKEGLRKIIYDERNKNMVLDLETEDPDVVRDMDTYDDYLREKERHNA, encoded by the coding sequence ATGAAATTAGCAGGAATTGTAATAGCAGCAGGTGAAGGAAGAAGAATGGGAAGACTTAAGCAACTTCTTCCATGGAAAAACTCCACAGTTCTTGGAACAATAATTGACACACTTAAAGAGACATCCCTTGAAAAAATTTACATAGTTCTTGGATACAAACACGAAGAGGTATTTTCGGGAATTAAAAAACACCTTTCAGAGAAAACCGAGGTGGTTATAAATAATAGATATAAGGAGGGGATGCTTTCATCAATTCAGGAAGCAGTAAAAAGAATTCCAGATGATTTCTATGGTTTTCTCCTCTTTCTTGGGGATCAACCCTTTGTAAAGAAAGAGACTGTGGAGAAGGTAGTTGAAAGGGCAAAGATGGGAGACTATCCAATAATTGTTGCATGTTTTAAAGGCGAGAGAGGGCATCCAACCTTTGTAAGCCTCTCTCTTAAAGAAAAAATCCTCTCCCTCTCTCCAAGAAAAGAGGGATTAAGAAAAATAATCTATGATGAAAGAAATAAAAACATGGTTCTTGACCTTGAAACAGAAGACCCTGATGTTGTAAGAGATATGGATACATATGATGATTATTTAAGGGAAAAGGAGAGACACAATGCATGA
- the fabD gene encoding ACP S-malonyltransferase — protein MRAFIFPGQGSQYSGMGAKILSIFPEGREYIKEAESMIGMDISYLLLDAPEEELKDTENTQVSVLSTSFLWFKYLEKNNVRPNFVAGHSLGEYSALLSAGVLLFEEALILVRERARTMKKFYGKIKGGQAAIVRIPVEEVKELVEKFSKEGVVAISGYNSKSQIVVSGEERILKEIAKAVKERKGRFIPLKTSLPFHSPLMKKAEEEFSSFLNRVKFRKPSITYVSSVMAEPIEDEEKIREVLISQITKPVRWLQTVEKLNELGVDEFIEVGPGKTLTNMGKRDFPGLEFKNVESMISEERYERV, from the coding sequence ATGAGAGCATTTATTTTTCCAGGACAGGGTTCACAATACTCTGGAATGGGAGCTAAAATTTTATCCATTTTTCCTGAAGGTAGGGAGTACATAAAAGAGGCTGAGAGTATGATAGGTATGGATATATCCTATCTTCTATTGGATGCTCCTGAAGAGGAGTTGAAGGATACAGAGAACACTCAGGTTTCTGTTCTATCCACAAGTTTCCTCTGGTTTAAGTACCTTGAAAAAAACAATGTAAGACCTAATTTTGTTGCAGGTCATTCATTGGGTGAGTACAGCGCTCTTCTCTCTGCAGGTGTATTATTATTTGAAGAAGCTCTAATTCTTGTGAGAGAGAGGGCAAGAACAATGAAGAAGTTCTATGGAAAGATAAAGGGAGGCCAAGCTGCAATAGTTAGAATTCCAGTTGAAGAGGTAAAGGAGTTGGTTGAGAAATTCAGTAAAGAAGGTGTGGTGGCAATATCAGGATACAACTCAAAATCACAGATTGTGGTTTCTGGTGAGGAGAGAATACTTAAGGAAATTGCAAAAGCTGTTAAAGAAAGGAAAGGTAGGTTTATACCTTTAAAGACATCTCTTCCTTTCCACTCTCCCCTTATGAAAAAAGCGGAGGAAGAATTTTCAAGTTTTCTAAATAGAGTTAAATTTAGAAAACCATCCATCACCTATGTTTCAAGTGTTATGGCAGAACCAATAGAGGATGAGGAAAAAATAAGGGAAGTTTTAATTTCGCAGATAACAAAACCTGTAAGATGGCTCCAGACAGTTGAAAAATTGAATGAGCTTGGAGTAGATGAATTTATTGAGGTAGGTCCTGGAAAAACACTTACAAACATGGGTAAAAGGGATTTTCCAGGTTTAGAGTTTAAAAATGTAGAGAGTATGATAAGTGAAGAGAGATATGAGAGAGTCTAA